A single window of Rubripirellula lacrimiformis DNA harbors:
- a CDS encoding IS1182 family transposase: MTKFSTPPLSRDQLVLFPERLDQAIPADHSVRLLDDILGRLSWSQWERQYNGRIGQPPIHPRVLASVILYGLLCRIRTSRALEEALIVRIDFRWLVEGRTIDHTTISEFRRNHSDALKDLFVQIGLVARDLGHLPLQTLAFDGTRIRANNRKTGTRTPEELRTAKKELEDKFAELEAKTSEADSCQDEQLGTDNAHQLSEELTDVKQRRERVDAALAEIDRLESEGKKVPARIPITDPESRVTPNKEGGCAPNFTPHATVDADSGIIVSEGVIAEANEDKELFGAIEDVKESFGLAEAPAEMLADGLMSTGENLAKCEEAGIDHYSPIKGGGSEDSPAIRPDPSEAVASGDVDRLPTTTTKKKDGSKTTKFNKAAFVYDAEADCYWCPAGKAMPYANKTSQVENGRKRIKYRYKADASDCASCPLAARCFSGQAKSRQISHEQHEARRIAHAKKMSTESAKKKYSRRRHPGERPFAMIKSHFGARRFLTRGLERVGNEWRWLCTAFNLHRLLNLITSGSDPPALESTP, encoded by the coding sequence ATGACTAAATTTTCGACGCCGCCGCTGAGCCGCGATCAGTTGGTGCTCTTTCCCGAGCGACTCGACCAAGCGATTCCTGCCGACCATAGCGTCCGGCTCCTCGATGATATTCTCGGCAGGCTCTCTTGGAGCCAATGGGAACGGCAATACAACGGGCGAATCGGACAGCCACCGATTCACCCGCGTGTCCTCGCCAGCGTGATTCTCTACGGACTATTGTGCCGCATCCGCACCTCACGGGCACTCGAAGAAGCACTCATCGTTCGCATCGACTTTCGCTGGCTCGTCGAAGGACGCACGATTGACCACACCACAATCAGCGAATTTCGACGCAACCACTCCGACGCACTGAAGGATCTCTTCGTCCAGATTGGATTGGTCGCTCGCGATCTTGGCCATCTGCCGCTACAGACGCTGGCATTTGATGGCACCCGGATTCGGGCAAACAACCGCAAGACTGGCACGCGGACGCCCGAAGAACTTCGCACAGCCAAGAAAGAACTGGAAGACAAGTTCGCTGAACTCGAAGCCAAAACGTCCGAAGCAGACAGTTGCCAAGACGAACAACTGGGAACCGACAACGCTCACCAACTCAGCGAGGAACTGACCGATGTCAAGCAACGTCGTGAACGTGTCGACGCTGCCCTGGCTGAGATTGATCGACTTGAGTCCGAAGGCAAAAAGGTGCCGGCCCGCATCCCCATCACCGATCCCGAGTCGCGAGTGACGCCTAACAAGGAAGGCGGTTGCGCTCCGAATTTCACCCCCCATGCAACCGTCGATGCCGATAGCGGGATCATCGTTAGCGAGGGCGTGATCGCTGAGGCCAACGAAGACAAAGAGTTGTTCGGGGCGATCGAAGATGTCAAGGAATCCTTTGGCTTGGCGGAGGCTCCCGCCGAGATGCTCGCCGACGGCTTGATGAGCACCGGCGAGAACCTAGCCAAGTGCGAAGAAGCGGGCATTGATCATTATTCGCCAATCAAAGGCGGTGGCAGCGAAGACAGTCCTGCGATTCGCCCCGACCCCAGCGAAGCGGTGGCGTCCGGCGATGTGGATCGCTTGCCGACGACCACGACGAAGAAGAAGGACGGCTCAAAAACAACGAAGTTCAACAAGGCTGCCTTCGTGTACGACGCCGAGGCGGACTGTTACTGGTGCCCGGCCGGCAAGGCAATGCCCTACGCGAACAAGACCAGCCAAGTGGAAAACGGTCGAAAGCGAATCAAGTATCGTTACAAAGCGGACGCATCGGACTGTGCCAGTTGCCCGTTGGCGGCGCGTTGCTTCAGCGGCCAGGCGAAGTCGCGTCAAATCAGCCACGAACAACACGAAGCTCGGCGGATAGCTCACGCGAAGAAGATGAGCACTGAGTCGGCGAAGAAAAAGTATTCCCGTCGTCGGCATCCTGGCGAGCGTCCTTTCGCGATGATCAAGAGTCACTTCGGGGCACGTCGTTTTCTGACTCGCGGCCTGGAGCGAGTGGGCAACGAGTGGCGTTGGCTGTGTACGGCGTTCAACCTTCATCGGCTCCTGAATTTAATCACCAGTGGTAGCGACCCACCGGCACTGGAATCCACACCGTAG
- a CDS encoding toll/interleukin-1 receptor domain-containing protein, which produces MQTLTPIRESVETRASLPDLRDVFLCHAWDDRKDAAKDLHDRLETLGVSVWFSEKDVILGSPLLREIDKGLAKSRVGIVLVTPAFLKRIDGAGIAEKELSALLARDLLVPILHNTTYDALRDVSPLLGSRSGLDTAEETLDEIATKLAELVTVDDGLIAEPAMA; this is translated from the coding sequence ATGCAGACGCTAACTCCTATCCGAGAAAGCGTTGAAACGCGAGCTTCACTGCCTGACCTTCGGGACGTCTTTCTTTGCCATGCTTGGGATGATCGAAAAGACGCGGCTAAAGACCTTCACGATCGCCTGGAGACTCTTGGCGTTTCCGTCTGGTTCAGCGAAAAAGATGTCATCCTCGGCTCGCCTTTGCTTCGCGAAATTGACAAGGGACTCGCAAAATCTCGAGTCGGAATCGTCTTGGTCACGCCCGCATTCTTAAAACGCATAGACGGTGCGGGGATTGCAGAGAAAGAGCTTTCCGCTTTACTGGCTCGTGACCTTCTAGTTCCCATCCTTCACAACACGACTTACGACGCGCTCCGAGACGTGAGTCCACTTCTTGGCTCACGGAGTGGCTTGGACACAGCCGAAGAAACGCTTGACGAGATCGCGACCAAGCTAGCTGAATTGGTGACGGTCGATGACGGCCTTATCGCTGAACCGGCAATGGCATGA
- a CDS encoding Zn-dependent hydrolase, with protein MRVDLERIKADILELAQIGRCDEDRGIYRMAFTDADMEGKRWLASRIRDAELDQSQDGAANVSGVLAGATDLPRILVGSHIDTVPCAGALDGTLGVVVGLECLRRIRETGYVPERTLELIAFSDEEGRFGGMFGSQSVCGQINPELLATKTDTSGIRLFDEMQRQGYDPLAALDAARAAESIECYVELHIEQGPVLDSLHKQLGVVDEITGLFTWSVRLRGEANHAGTTPMNMRKDAFMGLADFAHEVPRILDENGSDRSRATIGKAQILPGATNTVAGLVEFSLDVRDTSDVVLEELAAAFRKALSAIARRRDLMFEFDQKSFIDPIHCSPDVVNQIASQADRLGLDAHRMPSGAAHDAQIMGGLVPVGMIFVPSKNGQSHSPAEWTAWSDIEAGANVMLHTLLNLSSGR; from the coding sequence TTGCGGGTTGATTTGGAACGGATCAAGGCTGACATATTGGAGCTGGCCCAGATCGGACGCTGCGATGAAGATCGCGGCATCTATCGAATGGCGTTCACCGATGCGGACATGGAAGGCAAACGTTGGCTAGCCAGTCGGATTCGGGATGCCGAATTGGACCAGTCGCAAGACGGCGCCGCCAACGTTTCGGGCGTCTTGGCCGGGGCGACGGATCTGCCTCGGATCTTGGTCGGGTCGCATATCGACACGGTCCCCTGCGCCGGTGCCCTGGATGGAACGCTGGGGGTTGTCGTCGGCTTGGAATGCCTGCGCCGGATTCGGGAGACCGGGTACGTGCCTGAGCGAACCTTGGAACTGATCGCGTTCAGTGACGAAGAAGGACGTTTTGGGGGAATGTTTGGTTCCCAATCGGTTTGCGGACAGATCAACCCCGAGTTACTGGCCACCAAGACCGATACCTCTGGTATTCGCTTGTTCGACGAAATGCAGCGGCAAGGGTACGACCCCTTGGCGGCGCTGGACGCGGCACGTGCCGCTGAATCGATCGAGTGCTATGTCGAGCTGCACATCGAACAGGGGCCCGTGCTTGATTCACTGCACAAACAGCTGGGTGTGGTCGACGAGATTACCGGGTTGTTCACTTGGTCGGTGCGGCTGCGTGGGGAAGCCAATCATGCCGGGACCACCCCGATGAACATGCGGAAGGACGCTTTCATGGGGCTAGCCGACTTTGCCCACGAAGTGCCCCGGATCCTGGACGAAAACGGCAGCGACCGCAGCCGGGCAACGATCGGCAAGGCCCAGATTTTGCCGGGGGCAACCAACACGGTGGCCGGGTTGGTGGAATTTTCGTTGGACGTGCGAGACACCTCCGATGTCGTGTTAGAAGAGCTGGCGGCAGCCTTTCGCAAGGCGCTTTCGGCGATCGCCCGGCGTCGCGATTTGATGTTCGAATTTGATCAGAAGAGTTTCATTGATCCGATCCACTGCAGTCCCGATGTCGTCAACCAGATCGCGTCGCAGGCGGATCGCTTGGGCTTGGATGCCCACCGGATGCCAAGCGGCGCGGCGCACGATGCGCAGATCATGGGCGGTTTGGTTCCGGTCGGCATGATCTTTGTGCCCAGCAAAAATGGACAGAGCCATTCGCCTGCCGAGTGGACCGCGTGGAGCGACATTGAAGCCGGTGCCAATGTGATGTTGCACACCCTGTTGAATCTAAGCAGTGGTCGCTGA
- the asnB gene encoding asparagine synthase (glutamine-hydrolyzing): MCGIAGFWNPSRTNERQLRHSLDPMLDVLDHRGPDERGSRLFVDQGLALGHTRLSIIGLAHGHQPIETDDGDYAVTVNGELYDYKRIRTRLACNAYVTNAKSDSAIALPMYLRDGLSFVHDLRGEFAIVLYDHREKQLVLIRDRFGVKPLYYAINDQGIVWGSEVKAILKHPDVDPRLCPKAALHQMMQVMVPGSTAFAGVEALMPGHMLVVKLRDGRLETKTTRWWDLEFPTSHDGAADPAPFVQGVQDRLIDAVATRLEADVPVGCYLSGGIDSCSILGLATTLQQSPVKAFTIAFDNAEYDESNIAKLMADRTGAEQELLLLTEKELYGPAFERATWHAERTFYNTLAVAKWHMSRRVRACNYKAVITGEGSDELFGGYPFFKRDWHGREDDGGLFAGALLAEEDQQHPAWQDLCGFTPSWIQPWMLTLQRFGPLLSGPMKDLLAQYDPVGEVAAAIDPNQTRGRHRLDVSQYTWCKTMLEGQILTWGGDRMDMANSMEARPAFLDHHVAEYAVTIPPEVRIRGGVEKWVLREAMVNVLPRELYERKKFAFMAPPAHTDPVKRAALQEMIDHWLTEDRVREVGFFDRGTLTKFIQDAWVETDAAVARRNDIVINHALQLHMLHGQYVEGLPLPTVD; this comes from the coding sequence ATGTGTGGGATTGCCGGGTTTTGGAATCCGTCGCGAACCAATGAACGCCAACTGCGGCACTCGCTTGACCCGATGTTGGATGTGTTGGATCACCGTGGACCGGACGAACGTGGGAGCCGACTGTTTGTCGATCAGGGACTGGCGTTGGGGCACACTCGGTTGTCGATCATCGGGTTGGCCCACGGTCATCAGCCGATCGAAACGGACGACGGTGACTATGCCGTCACGGTCAACGGTGAACTGTATGACTACAAGCGGATCCGGACTCGGTTGGCCTGCAACGCCTATGTGACGAATGCAAAAAGTGACAGTGCGATCGCGCTTCCGATGTACCTGCGTGATGGTTTGTCGTTTGTGCATGATTTGCGAGGCGAGTTTGCCATCGTCTTGTATGACCATCGTGAAAAGCAGTTGGTGCTGATTCGCGATCGTTTCGGCGTCAAACCGCTGTACTATGCGATCAACGATCAGGGCATTGTGTGGGGGTCCGAGGTCAAAGCGATCTTGAAGCACCCCGACGTGGATCCCCGTTTGTGTCCCAAGGCCGCGCTGCACCAGATGATGCAAGTGATGGTCCCCGGTTCCACCGCCTTTGCGGGTGTCGAGGCGCTGATGCCCGGCCATATGTTGGTCGTCAAGCTCCGCGACGGTCGACTGGAAACCAAGACAACCCGTTGGTGGGATCTAGAATTCCCGACGTCTCACGACGGTGCGGCTGATCCGGCGCCCTTTGTGCAAGGCGTTCAAGATCGTCTGATCGATGCCGTGGCAACTCGCTTGGAAGCTGACGTGCCGGTCGGTTGTTACCTATCCGGTGGTATCGACAGTTGTTCGATTTTGGGATTGGCGACCACGTTGCAGCAGTCGCCCGTCAAAGCGTTCACGATCGCGTTCGACAATGCGGAATACGATGAATCGAACATCGCCAAGTTGATGGCCGATCGCACCGGGGCTGAGCAAGAGTTGTTGTTGTTGACCGAAAAGGAGCTCTATGGTCCGGCTTTCGAACGAGCGACCTGGCACGCCGAACGGACGTTCTACAACACGTTGGCAGTCGCGAAGTGGCACATGAGTCGGCGGGTTCGAGCCTGCAACTACAAGGCGGTGATCACAGGCGAAGGGTCGGACGAATTGTTCGGCGGATACCCGTTCTTTAAACGCGATTGGCATGGCCGTGAAGACGACGGTGGCCTGTTCGCAGGTGCACTGTTGGCCGAAGAAGATCAACAGCATCCGGCATGGCAAGATCTGTGTGGGTTCACGCCGTCATGGATTCAGCCTTGGATGCTGACGCTGCAGCGGTTTGGGCCGTTGCTGTCTGGGCCGATGAAAGATCTGCTGGCCCAGTATGACCCGGTCGGCGAAGTGGCCGCCGCCATCGATCCCAACCAGACCCGCGGTCGACACCGATTGGATGTGTCCCAGTACACGTGGTGCAAGACTATGTTGGAGGGACAGATTCTGACCTGGGGTGGCGATCGGATGGATATGGCAAACAGCATGGAAGCACGCCCAGCGTTCTTGGACCACCATGTGGCCGAGTACGCGGTGACGATTCCGCCCGAGGTTCGTATCCGCGGCGGCGTCGAAAAATGGGTGCTCCGCGAAGCGATGGTGAATGTGTTGCCACGCGAACTGTATGAACGCAAAAAGTTCGCGTTCATGGCACCGCCGGCACATACGGATCCGGTCAAGCGTGCCGCGCTGCAAGAAATGATTGACCACTGGCTAACCGAAGACCGTGTTCGCGAAGTCGGGTTTTTCGATCGCGGAACGCTGACCAAGTTCATCCAAGACGCTTGGGTCGAAACCGACGCTGCGGTGGCTCGCCGCAACGATATCGTGATCAATCATGCACTGCAGTTGCACATGCTGCATGGCCAATACGTCGAAGGTCTGCCGCTGCCCACGGTCGACTGA
- a CDS encoding aspartate/ornithine carbamoyltransferase family protein: MNSLSKNQITTALTERATNSKGRRLSPESLLAMTDGKVDRPPLDALAGQSILNPRQFDRRTVVAISQLAAMLELRNVEIDKPLDGKIAITAFFEPSTRTRLSFESSVQRLDGKVLSVPDGQVTGIAKGESLADIGEMFNTYGDVVIMRHPDTDSIDEIRRNLQRPLINAGNGSGHHPTQALIDWYALLKWRPELSLPNCPPDRRVHLGIIGTPGSMRAVKSFLRLSLMFAGSVERITLISEMADPVGLDLTEPIEESPIPIDIVNDVQDVLPTLDVVYVNSIAFLGDSYRNLDNRFKLDASSNLKSDAVIMHPLARNDELSEDLDETDHNLYFAQAAGAVFVRQAVLTAVLDRLSRISGI; this comes from the coding sequence GTGAACTCACTTTCGAAAAATCAAATCACGACGGCACTTACCGAACGTGCGACCAATTCCAAGGGGCGGCGTCTGTCGCCCGAGTCGCTGTTGGCGATGACCGATGGGAAAGTCGACCGCCCTCCCCTGGACGCGTTGGCCGGGCAATCGATTCTGAATCCTCGTCAATTTGATCGCCGCACGGTGGTTGCGATTTCGCAGTTGGCCGCGATGCTGGAACTGCGAAACGTCGAAATCGATAAACCGCTGGATGGCAAGATCGCGATCACTGCGTTTTTTGAACCCAGCACTCGTACGCGTTTGTCGTTCGAAAGTTCGGTGCAACGATTGGATGGCAAAGTGTTGTCCGTGCCCGATGGGCAGGTCACGGGGATCGCCAAGGGCGAATCGTTAGCTGACATCGGCGAGATGTTCAATACCTACGGCGATGTTGTGATCATGCGACATCCCGATACGGACAGCATTGACGAAATTCGCCGGAATCTGCAGCGGCCGCTGATCAATGCCGGCAACGGTTCGGGGCATCATCCGACTCAGGCGCTGATCGATTGGTACGCGCTGTTGAAGTGGCGACCCGAACTGAGTCTGCCGAATTGCCCACCGGATCGCCGAGTCCATCTGGGGATCATTGGGACGCCCGGATCGATGCGAGCGGTCAAGAGCTTTCTTCGCTTGTCGTTGATGTTTGCCGGTTCGGTCGAACGCATCACTTTGATCTCGGAAATGGCCGACCCGGTTGGCTTGGATTTGACTGAACCGATCGAAGAGTCGCCGATTCCAATCGACATTGTCAACGACGTTCAGGATGTGTTGCCCACTCTGGATGTGGTCTATGTCAACTCGATCGCATTCTTGGGGGATAGCTATCGCAACTTGGACAACCGATTCAAGTTGGATGCCAGCAGTAACTTGAAGTCGGATGCCGTGATCATGCACCCGTTGGCTCGCAACGACGAACTGTCCGAAGATTTAGACGAAACCGATCACAACCTTTATTTCGCACAGGCCGCTGGCGCCGTTTTCGTTCGGCAAGCGGTTCTGACGGCTGTGTTGGACCGGTTGTCACGGATCAGCGGGATCTAA
- a CDS encoding sodium:solute symporter family protein yields MLGIFSVLWVGLGIWWGRRATSYDGFSVAGRNVGLALGTATAVATWITSNTTMLAPQFALQLGVWGALAYSTASFGLFAFAPMSGRIRRLMPHGYTAVEFVRRRYGPVTTVMFLVISLFYALTWLVSMSMAGGKLLHVLSGIPYPVGMSVVVLVCVLYTLFGGMYAVIGTDFIQSLIILVGLVVVATAVLYQIDIADVHARLQADRPMLLSIAFPAALMALFNNLLFGFGEIFHSNVWWSRAFAMREGVGPKAYALGGLLWLPVPIVAGFLGLAAPALGIGISQPDTVGPLVAATLLGYGGALLVFVVVFCSLASSIDSLLAATSDLIVNDMVEPCLAADVSDSSKRRWSMIAIVGLGFTAWVVALPNVGTLATVLFFAGPMVASCIWPIVGGLYWRRASPLAASSAMLLGNACGLTAYFTIGWFVASLVGAAVSGVVFVIGMKVSPGDFDFDSLASPKAEG; encoded by the coding sequence ATGCTGGGGATTTTTAGCGTCCTGTGGGTCGGTTTGGGAATCTGGTGGGGGCGTCGTGCGACATCCTATGATGGGTTTTCGGTCGCCGGACGCAACGTGGGTTTGGCGTTGGGGACCGCGACGGCGGTAGCCACCTGGATCACATCCAACACCACCATGTTAGCGCCGCAGTTCGCGCTGCAGCTAGGCGTGTGGGGCGCGTTGGCCTATTCGACCGCTAGCTTTGGACTGTTCGCCTTTGCGCCGATGAGCGGGCGGATTCGTCGCTTGATGCCGCACGGCTATACCGCGGTCGAATTTGTGCGGCGGCGATACGGGCCGGTGACGACCGTGATGTTTTTGGTCATATCGCTGTTCTATGCGTTGACGTGGTTGGTTTCGATGTCGATGGCCGGCGGAAAACTACTGCACGTGCTGTCGGGGATTCCCTATCCGGTTGGGATGAGCGTGGTGGTGCTGGTGTGCGTCCTGTACACGCTGTTCGGTGGGATGTACGCGGTGATCGGAACGGACTTTATCCAAAGTCTGATCATCTTGGTCGGGTTGGTCGTCGTGGCGACTGCGGTGCTGTATCAAATCGACATCGCCGATGTTCATGCGCGGCTGCAGGCGGACCGGCCGATGTTGTTGTCGATTGCATTCCCGGCGGCGCTGATGGCGTTGTTCAATAATTTGTTGTTTGGGTTTGGCGAGATTTTTCACAGCAACGTTTGGTGGAGCCGAGCGTTTGCGATGCGAGAAGGCGTTGGCCCCAAGGCGTATGCACTGGGCGGCCTGCTATGGTTGCCCGTGCCGATCGTCGCTGGTTTCCTGGGCTTGGCAGCACCGGCGCTGGGGATCGGGATCAGCCAGCCTGACACGGTCGGGCCGTTGGTCGCAGCGACCTTGTTGGGCTACGGCGGTGCGTTGTTGGTGTTTGTGGTGGTGTTCTGTTCGTTGGCATCTAGCATCGACAGTCTGCTCGCTGCGACGTCGGACTTGATTGTCAACGACATGGTGGAACCATGCCTCGCTGCGGATGTGTCCGACAGCAGCAAGCGACGCTGGTCGATGATCGCGATCGTCGGGCTCGGTTTCACCGCCTGGGTGGTGGCGCTGCCGAACGTGGGCACGCTAGCGACCGTATTGTTTTTTGCTGGGCCGATGGTCGCCAGTTGTATCTGGCCGATTGTTGGCGGACTGTATTGGCGTCGTGCCAGTCCGTTGGCCGCTTCGTCGGCGATGCTTTTGGGCAACGCTTGTGGATTGACGGCGTACTTTACGATCGGGTGGTTCGTTGCTTCGCTGGTGGGCGCGGCGGTGTCCGGGGTGGTTTTTGTCATCGGTATGAAAGTGTCGCCCGGCGACTTCGATTTTGATTCGCTCGCTTCGCCCAAGGCGGAAGGTTGA
- a CDS encoding Hsp70 family protein — translation MSVDNTPAGNASDERPAVSRSPIVGIDLGTTRSVIAWVDSSGKPVTIFSSEGEPTTPSVVLFESDGVTVGKEALKALQVLPNQVATFAKREMGNVAYSREINGTNYPPELIQSLVLGKLRRDAQARLGMPVTQAVITVPAYFNEPKRRSTMDAGRLAGLDVRAVINEPTAAAIAYGVDKQSQATGPMTILVYDLGGGTFDSSLVRINGRKFDVIATDGNAMLGGMDWDKCLARWIDQEFAIAHGFHPSSLPGGDALLLREAEELKHTLTSRRSADVRVVFDGRSLQTKMTRDDFEELTAHLLDRTRFTIAKLVEDSGISWIEVDRILMVGGSTRMPQIHQMLAKETGIEPESTISADEAVAHGAALFAMTLLSPPQPASAPAKPSAQGTAQPVSPDVNIRPTSNRPFGVVGSQGSRSNLSSGVQVTDVNAHHLGVIGVDKKTGQRVNHIMIRRNTPLPAARVSRFETNTDNQPNVVVEVVEGGDAMGAHATAIGRCVVDGLPPHLAAGTPVDVAFRYDADGIIHVEASLPRSGQKASLTINRAADPTEEERDAMQDILAELGLDD, via the coding sequence TTGTCTGTCGATAACACGCCTGCTGGTAACGCATCCGATGAACGCCCCGCTGTTTCGCGATCGCCGATCGTCGGAATCGACTTGGGGACGACGCGCAGCGTGATCGCGTGGGTGGATTCGTCGGGCAAACCGGTCACGATCTTTAGTAGCGAGGGCGAACCGACCACGCCGTCGGTTGTGCTGTTTGAAAGTGATGGGGTCACGGTCGGCAAGGAAGCCCTGAAGGCGTTGCAGGTATTGCCCAATCAGGTCGCGACCTTTGCCAAGCGAGAGATGGGCAATGTTGCCTATTCGCGCGAAATCAATGGCACGAACTATCCGCCTGAATTGATCCAGTCATTGGTGTTGGGCAAACTGCGGCGGGACGCCCAAGCCAGGTTGGGAATGCCGGTCACACAGGCCGTGATCACCGTTCCGGCCTACTTCAACGAACCCAAACGACGATCCACGATGGATGCCGGTCGGTTGGCGGGATTGGACGTTCGCGCGGTGATCAACGAACCGACCGCAGCGGCGATCGCCTATGGGGTTGATAAGCAAAGTCAGGCCACTGGCCCGATGACGATTCTTGTCTATGACCTGGGTGGCGGGACCTTCGATTCATCGTTGGTGCGGATCAACGGACGCAAATTTGATGTGATCGCGACCGATGGCAACGCGATGCTTGGTGGGATGGATTGGGACAAGTGCCTGGCTCGCTGGATCGATCAGGAGTTCGCCATCGCCCATGGCTTTCATCCGTCGTCCTTGCCCGGCGGCGACGCGCTGCTGTTACGCGAAGCGGAAGAACTCAAACACACCCTGACCAGCCGCCGCAGCGCCGATGTGCGAGTCGTCTTTGATGGTCGATCCCTGCAGACCAAGATGACGCGTGATGACTTCGAGGAACTGACGGCACACCTGTTGGATCGAACCCGGTTCACGATCGCCAAGTTGGTGGAAGATTCTGGGATCTCGTGGATCGAGGTGGACCGTATTCTGATGGTCGGCGGATCGACTCGCATGCCGCAGATCCACCAGATGTTGGCGAAGGAAACGGGGATTGAACCAGAGTCGACGATTTCGGCCGACGAAGCGGTGGCCCATGGCGCTGCGTTGTTCGCGATGACACTTCTGTCGCCACCGCAGCCTGCGTCGGCACCCGCCAAGCCATCGGCGCAGGGCACCGCCCAACCGGTCTCGCCCGATGTGAACATCCGGCCGACATCGAATCGGCCGTTCGGAGTCGTGGGCAGTCAGGGAAGTCGATCGAACCTGTCGTCGGGCGTTCAGGTGACGGATGTAAACGCCCATCATTTGGGAGTCATCGGTGTCGACAAAAAAACCGGTCAACGAGTCAACCACATCATGATTCGTCGCAACACACCGTTGCCGGCCGCTCGGGTGTCGCGGTTCGAAACCAACACCGACAACCAACCCAACGTGGTGGTGGAAGTGGTCGAGGGCGGTGACGCGATGGGTGCCCACGCGACGGCGATCGGGCGCTGCGTGGTCGACGGGCTGCCGCCTCACTTGGCCGCCGGCACGCCGGTCGACGTGGCATTTCGGTATGACGCCGACGGCATCATTCACGTCGAGGCGTCGCTGCCCCGCAGCGGCCAAAAAGCCAGTTTGACGATCAATCGCGCCGCCGACCCCACCGAAGAGGAACGCGATGCGATGCAGGATATTTTGGCGGAATTGGGGCTGGATGACTAA